The following proteins are encoded in a genomic region of Zea mays cultivar B73 chromosome 9, Zm-B73-REFERENCE-NAM-5.0, whole genome shotgun sequence:
- the LOC100191434 gene encoding Protein EARLY-RESPONSIVE TO DEHYDRATION 7, chloroplastic-like: MAFASSNAKQSLYPDVDQSHPDLNTPFFSAPTTSTCAGAGAATGNSLYPTVDPNELAQNLFPETVEEDAAPPPPTTEETIIAVPGAQLHLIDPDRSVDLGAGTLSIVRLRQGDHSVAVLARLIHEKPHHRRGLFRLFSSGRSDAGAEQEPVQWPLARDVAAVKLDPAHYFFSLHVPHTDHPDDKDDADGAEADAEAALSYGLTVVGKGQEEVLAELDRVLEEYTTFSVKQVETAAKEKSEVMDARAVAEITPEEAVGDKKEVVEEKSAAFWTTIAPNVDDYSSSVARLIARGSGQLVRGIIWCGDITAGGLRRGEEVMKKSVGPSTKPTQVKPSTLRRMKRARRVTKMSNRVANSILSGVLKVTGFVTSTVLNSKPAQKFFKLMPGEVILASLDGFGKIWDAVEVSGKNVMQTSSVVTTSVVTHRYGEQAGEATHNYLHATGNVLGAAWAVFKIRKALDPKGNMKKSFVSQAAHAVAKESVARQKKK; this comes from the exons ATGGCTTTCGCTTCCTCGAATGCCAAGCAGAGCCTCTACCCGGATGTGGACCAGTCCCACCCTGATCTCAATACCCCTTTCTTCTCCGCACCCACCACCTCCAcctgcgccggcgccggcgccgccacGGGCAACTCCCTCTACCCCACCGTCGACCCCAACGAGCTCGCACAGAACCTCTTCCCCGAGACGGTCGAAGAGGACGCGGCACCGCCACCGCCCACCACAGAGGAGACCATCATCGCTGTCCCTGGGGCGCAGCTCCACCTCATCGACCCCGACCGCAGCGTCGATCTCGGCGCTGGCACGCTCTCCATCGTGCGCCTCCGCCAGGGGGACCACTCCGTCGCCGTCCTCGCGCGCCTGATCCACGAGAAGCCCCACCACCGCCGCGGCCTCTTCCGCTTGTTCAGCAGCGGGCGGTCTGACGCTGGCGCCGAGCAGGAGCCCGTCCAGTGGCCGCTGGCCCGCGATGTCGCGGCGGTCAAGCTCGACCCCGCGCACTACTTCTTCTCGCTCCATGTCCCACACACGGACCACCCGGACGACAAGGATGACGCGGACGGTGCCGAAGCGGACGCGGAGGCGGCGCTGAGCTACGGCCTCACGGTCGTTGGGAAGGGGCAGGAGGAAGTATTGGCGGAGCTGGACAGGGTCCTCGAGGAGTACACCACCTTCTCGGTGAAGCAGGTGGAGACGGCGGCGAAGGAGAAGTCAGAGGTCATGGACGCGAGGGCAGTGGCCGAGATCACGCCGGAAGAAGCTGTCGGGGATAAGAAGGAGGTTGTTGAGGAGAAGTCCGCGGCGTTCTGGACGACAATAGCGCCGAACGTGGACGATTACAGCTCGTCGGTGGCGCGGCTGATCGCCCGGGGATCGGGGCAGCTAGTGAGGGGCATCATCTGGTGCGGTGACATCACGGCGGGGGGCCTGCGGCGTGGGGAAGAAGTGATGAAGAAGAGCGTGGGTCCCAGCACGAAGCCGACCCAGGTGAAGCCCAGCACTCTCAGAAGGATGAAGAG GGCTAGGAGGGTTACAAAGATGTCCAACAGGGTGGCAAACTCAATCCTGTCTGGTGTTCTGAAAGTCACTGGCTTTGTCACAAGCACCGTGTTGAACTCCAAACCAGCACAAAAGTTTTTCAAGTTAATGCCTGGCGaagttattcttgcttcacttgatgGATTTG GGAAAATATGGGATGCTGTGGAAGTGTCTGGCAAAAATGTGATGCAGACATCCTCAGTTGTGACCACTTCTGTTGTAACACACAG ATACGGTGAACAAGCAGGTGAAGCCACACACAATTACCTCCACGCTACAGGAAATGTTCTCGGAGCTGCGTGGGCTGTATTCAAGATTAGAAAAGCCCTCGACCCTAAGGGTAATATGAAGAAGTCTTTTGTCAGCCAAGCAGCGCACGCCGTAGCTAAAGAATCAGTTGCGAGGCAAAAGAAGAAGTGA
- the LOC109942659 gene encoding RING-H2 finger protein ATL67 has product MERPTVRSGRPSVNSTMARPQLSNLGLGYSIAIALGFLILFASFLLAFYFCFGRGGDYWVGEAVTTASSSGHLSITVPCVLFVAEGSESPEDDAYPSSSAAAACSPVGLDAAAIASYPKVAFSSRAAEADTMCSICLSEYRDGETLRVMPECRHGFHVACLDAWQMFLQMF; this is encoded by the coding sequence ATGGAGCGCCCAACCGTCCGTTCCGGCCGCCCCTCGGTCAACTCCACGATGGCACGACCTCAGCTCTCCAACCTGGGCCTCGGCTACTCCATCGCCATCGCGCTCGGCTTCCTCATCCTGTTCGCCTCCTTCCTGCTGGCTTTCTACTTCTGCTTCGGCCGCGGCGGGGACTACTGGGTCGGGGAAGCAGTCACCACGGCGTCCAGCTCCGGCCACCTCTCCATCACCGTCCCGTGCGTGCTCTTCGTCGCGGAGGGGTCCGAGTCCCCCGAAGACGACGCTTacccctcctcctccgccgccgcgGCCTGCTCCCCCGtcgggctcgacgcggccgccatcGCTTCCTACCCCAAGGTCGCCTTCTCCAGCAGGGCCGCCGAGGCCGACACCATGTGCTCCATCTGCCTCAGCGAGTACAGGGACGGCGAGACGCTGCGCGTGATGCCCGAGTGCAGGCACGGCTTCCACGTCGCGTGCCTCGACGCCTGGCAAATGTTCTTGCAAATGTTTTGA